A region of Neovison vison isolate M4711 chromosome 7, ASM_NN_V1, whole genome shotgun sequence DNA encodes the following proteins:
- the LOC122911999 gene encoding carcinoembryonic antigen-related cell adhesion molecule 1-like: protein MEPPSGPPRGGRVPWQDLLLAVSLLTLWNPPTTAQVTVESVPPSATEGKDVLLQVHNLPADLVGLTWFRGESIAPNRQIVAYVVAVQVNIPGPAHSGRETVYPNGSLLFRNITLNDTGYYTLQIVNRNVQVEQVTGQLRVFPELPKPHITSNNSDPVENVDSVLLTCEPQTQNTSYLWSESSKSRPASTRRELSLDNRTLTIHGVIRNDTGPYVCETRNLVSDGRSDPFTLNVLYGPDAPTISPSDSYYHPGANLSLSCHATSNPPAQYSWLINGRPQTDTQELFIPNLTANDSGSYTCLASNSGTRLKKTTVKTITVSEAVSKPSLHASNTTVTEDKDSVILTCSTNNTGVSIHWFFNGQSLKLMERMTLSQDNRTLTIRPVRKEDAGNYQCEVSNPGDSRKSDPVRLAVSYERSTTGLPMGSIIGIAIGVLVGLAL from the exons TCTCGCTCTTAACCCTCTGGAACCCGCCCACCACTGCCCAAGTCACTGTGGAGTCTGTGCCGCCCAGTGCTACCGAAGGGAAGGACGTCCTTCTGCAAGTCCACAATCTGCCTGCGGATCTTGTAGGTCTTACTTGGTTTAGAGGGGAAAGCATAGCGCCCAACCGTCAAATTGTAGCATATGTAGTAGCCGTACAAGTAAATATCCCAGGACCTGCACACAGCGGCAGAGAGACAGTGTACCCCAATGGATCCCTGCTGTTCCGGAACATCACCCTGAATGACACAGGATACTACACCCTACAAATTGTGAATAGAAATGTTCAAGTTGAACAAGTAACTGGACAGCTCCGCGTATTCC CGGAGTTACCCAAACCCCACATCACAAGCAACAACTCCGACCCCGTGGAGAATGTGGATTCTGTGCTATTAACCTGTGAACCTCAGACTCAGAACACGAGCTACCTGTGGTCAGAAAGCAGTAAGAGCCGCCCGGCCAGCACCAGGCGGGAGCTGTCCCTGGACAACAGGACTCTCACTATACATGGTGTCATAAGGAATGACACAGGGCCCTATGTGTGTGAAACTCGGAACCTAGTGAGTGATGGTCGTAGTGACCCATTCACCCTGAATGTTCTCT ATGGCCCGGATGCCCCCACCATTTCCCCCTCAGACTCCTATTACCATCCAGGGGCCAACCTCAGTCTCTCCTGCCACGCAACCTCTAACCCGCCTGCACAGTATTCTTGGCTTATCAATGGGAGGCCCCAGACAGACACACAGGAGCTCTTTATCCCCAACCTCACTGCGAATGATAGTGGATCCTATACCTGCCTTGCCTCTAACTCTGGCACTCGCCTCAAGAAGACCACAGTCAAGACTATCACAGTCTCTG AGGCAGTGTCCAAGCCCTCTCTCCATGCCAGCAACACCACAGTCACAGAAGACAAGGACTCTGTGATCCTGACCTGCTCCACAAACAACACTGGGGTCTCCATTCACTGGTTCTTCAATGGCCAGAGTCTAAAGCTCATGGAGAGGATGACACTGTCCCAGGACAACAGGACCCTCACCATACGCCCTGTCAGGAAGGAGGATGCCGGGAATTACCAGTGTGAGGTCTCCAACCCAGGCGATTCCAGGAAAAGTGACCCTGTGAGGCTGGCTGTGAGCT atgAAAGAAGCACCACAGGCCTCCCTATGGGGTCCATAATTGGCATTGCAATCGGGGTCCTGGTCGGACTGGCACTGTAG
- the LOC122912000 gene encoding LOW QUALITY PROTEIN: carcinoembryonic antigen-related cell adhesion molecule 3-like (The sequence of the model RefSeq protein was modified relative to this genomic sequence to represent the inferred CDS: inserted 1 base in 1 codon) — protein MEPPSALPRGGRVPWQDLLLAVSLLTLWNPLTIAQVTVEPVPPSATEGKDVLLQVHNLPGDTRRFNWXAMVEANRHIVSYIVDVRVIIPGPAHSGRETVYPNGSLLFRNITLKDTGYYTLQIVDRNYEVAQVTGQVRIFQPLAQPTLHASNTTVTEDKDSMVLTCSTNNPEVSIGWLFNGQSLKLMERITLSQDNRTLTIRPVRKVDAGNYQCEVSNPGDSRKSDPVRLDMSYEGSTTGFPVGSMVGITVGVLVGLALVATLGCLLLRTRTGRASGWHDLRELCCPAPTPRHGPTSSSKSQDSLPGPTTAIPIYQELRHPDTNTYCQINHKAEMAS, from the exons ATGGAGCCCCCTTCGGCCCTTCCCCGAGGAGGACGGGTCCCCTGGCAGGACCTCCTGCTGGCAG TCTCGCTCTTAACCCTCTGGAACCCACTCACCATTGCCCAAGTCACCGTGGAGCCCGTGCCGCCCAGTGCTACTGAAGGGAAGGACGTCCTTCTGCAAGTCCACAATCTGCCTGGGGATACTAGACGCTTCAACT GGGCCATGGTAGAGGCCAACCGTCATATTGTATCATATATAGTAGATGTAAGAGTTATTATCCCAGGACCTGCACACAGCGGCAGAGAGACAGTGTACCCCAATGGATCCCTGCTGTTCCGGAACATCACCCTGAAGGACACAGGATACTACACTCTACAAATCGTAGATAGAAATTATGAAGTGGCACAAGTAACTGGACAGGTCCGCATATTCC AGCCCTTGGCCCAGCCCACTCTCCATGCCAGCAACACCACAGTCACAGAAGACAAGGACTCTATGGTCCTGACCTGCTCCACAAATAATCCTGAGGTCTCTATCGGGTGGCTCTTCAATGGCCAGAGTCTAAAGCTCATGGAGAGGATAACACTGTCCCAGGACAACAGGACCCTCACCATACGCCCTGTCAGGAAGGTGGATGCCGGGAATTACCAGTGTGAGGTCTCCAACCCAGGTGATTCCAGGAAAAGTGACCCTGTGAGGCTGGATATGAGCT atGAAGGAAGCACCACAGGCTTCCCTGTGGGGTCCATGGTTGGCATTACAGTTGGGGTCCTGGTCGGACTGGCACTGGTGGCCACCTTAGGCTGTCTCCTGCTCCGCACAAGGACTGGAAG AGCCAGTGGCTGGCATGACCtcagagagctctgctgcccGGCACCCACCCCCC GGCATGGTCCAACCAGCAGCTCCAAATCCCAG GACTCCCTGCCCGGCCCCACAACAGCCATTCCTATCTACCAG GAATTACGACACCCAGACACAAACACATACTGCCAGATCAACCACAAAGCAGAAATGGCTTCTTAG
- the LOC122912001 gene encoding LOW QUALITY PROTEIN: carcinoembryonic antigen-related cell adhesion molecule 21-like (The sequence of the model RefSeq protein was modified relative to this genomic sequence to represent the inferred CDS: inserted 2 bases in 1 codon), translating to MEPHSGPPRGRRVPWKDLLLAVSLLTLWNPPTTAQVTVEPVPPSATEGKDVLLQVHNLPGYTGRFNWFKGATTEENHRIVSYIVDTQKTISGPAHSGRETVYPNGSLLFRNITLNDTGVYTLQFINRNFEVVQVTGQVRIFQPLAQPTLHASNTTVTEDDSVVLTGSTNNTGFSIGWLFNGRSLKLTXRMTLSQDNSTLTIRLVRKEDAGNYQCEVSNPGNSRKSDPVRLAVSYGRSSTGLPVGSIIGIAIGILVGLAL from the exons ATGGAGCCCCATTCAGGCCCTCCACGAGGAAGACGTGTTCCCTGGAAGGACCTCCTGCTGGCAG TCTCGCTCTTAACCCTCTGGAACCCGCCCACCACTGCCCAAGTCACTGTGGAGCCCGTGCCGCCCAGTGCTACCGAAGGGAAGGACGTCCTTCTGCAAGTCCACAATCTACCTGGGTATACTGGACGCTTCAACTGGTTCAAAGGGGCCACAACAGAGGAGAACCATCGTATTGTATCATATatagtagatacacaaaaaaCTATCTCAGGACCTGCACACAGCGGCAGAGAGACAGTGTACCCCAATGGATCCCTGCTGTTCCGGAACATCACCCTGAATGACACAGGAGTCTACACCCTACAATTcataaatagaaattttgaagTGGTACAAGTAACTGGACAGGTCCGCATATTCC AACCCTTGGCCCAGCCCACTCTCCATGCCAGCAACACCACAGTCACAGAAGATGACTCTGTGGTCCTGACTGGCTCCACAAATAACACTGGGTTCTCTATCGGGTGGCTCTTCAATGGCCGGAGTCTAAAGCTCAC GAGGATGACGCTGTCCCAAGACAACAGCACCCTTACCATACGCCTTGTCAGGAAGGAGGATGCTGGGAATTACCAGTGTGAGGTCTCCAACCCAGGCAATTCCAGGAAAAGTGACCCTGTGAGGCTGGCTGTGAGCT atgGAAGAAGCTCCACAGGCCTCCCTGTGGGGTCCATCATTGGCATTGCAATCGGGATCCTGGTCGGACTGGCACTGTAG